One stretch of Natronobacterium gregoryi SP2 DNA includes these proteins:
- a CDS encoding amidohydrolase family protein: MARPPSADRSNATRRQFLVGTGNAGVLGVAVPADSTAAGESTTREPAPSTDDTNDVDDLPLIDAHTHLIPTETLDRDPFSVDELVSWMDDNGVDRAVVLALDSPESYPVQAPSWWVLEEVAAYPDRLLPFCTVDPRTLVYEDDFGAVTALLEAHVDRGARGFGELKAGLPIDDERLETIYELCADYGLPILFHTDEKAMMDEVGLPRLEDVVASYPTVDLLAHAHAWWAHISADVDADDRGAYPSGPIDSGGRVPELLSEYDNLYGDISARSGWNALTRDEEFAQSFLEDHHEQLVFGTDSLSPDQEIPQFDLFDRFDLDLEAWADIRYRNLEGVLR; the protein is encoded by the coding sequence ATGGCTCGTCCGCCCTCAGCCGACCGCTCGAACGCGACCCGACGCCAGTTTCTCGTCGGAACCGGAAACGCAGGCGTTCTTGGCGTCGCTGTACCGGCCGATTCGACAGCCGCCGGGGAGTCGACGACTCGAGAACCAGCACCGTCGACGGACGATACCAACGACGTCGACGACCTCCCGCTGATCGACGCCCACACCCACCTGATCCCGACGGAGACTCTCGACAGAGACCCGTTCTCCGTCGACGAACTCGTCTCGTGGATGGACGACAACGGGGTCGACCGCGCCGTCGTCCTCGCGCTGGACTCGCCCGAGAGCTACCCCGTCCAGGCGCCGAGTTGGTGGGTACTCGAGGAGGTCGCGGCCTACCCCGATCGCTTGCTCCCGTTCTGTACGGTCGATCCCCGGACGCTCGTCTACGAGGACGACTTCGGAGCCGTCACGGCCCTGCTCGAGGCGCACGTCGACCGCGGAGCGCGTGGCTTCGGTGAACTGAAAGCCGGTCTGCCGATCGACGACGAGCGACTCGAGACGATCTACGAACTGTGTGCCGACTACGGACTGCCGATCCTCTTTCACACCGACGAGAAGGCCATGATGGACGAGGTCGGACTCCCGCGACTCGAAGATGTCGTGGCCTCGTACCCAACGGTAGACCTTCTCGCACACGCCCATGCGTGGTGGGCACACATCTCCGCGGACGTCGACGCCGACGACCGGGGTGCGTATCCCTCGGGACCGATCGACTCCGGTGGCCGTGTCCCGGAACTACTCTCGGAGTACGACAACCTCTACGGCGACATCTCGGCCCGGTCGGGCTGGAACGCTCTCACTCGCGACGAGGAGTTCGCACAGTCGTTTCTCGAGGACCACCACGAACAGCTAGTCTTCGGGACCGACTCCCTCTCGCCCGACCAGGAGATTCCCCAGTTCGACCTCTTCGACCGGTTCGACCTCGACCTCGAGGCCTGGGCCGATATTCGATACCGGAATCTCGAGGGCGTATTGCGCTGA
- a CDS encoding sulfurtransferase has translation MTEYDTDVLVSADWVEDHLAAFQSDDPDYRLVEVNSPESPEEGDFPSRYDEGHVPGAIGLQWDEDLSDQNQRDILKKDEFEDVVGEHGISEDSTVVFYGDGWIPNWFALFAYWEFKYYGHDDVRVLDGGKDYWVDEEYPLTDEVPAFPEQVYDANGPFESIRAYKDDVDKAREAGIPMVDVRSPEEFSGEIIAPEGLQETAQRGGHIPGASNVPVTTNLRDDGRFKRPDELEETYADAGIDGDKSVVTYCRVGERSAIAWFALHELLEFEDVHNYDGSWTEWGNLIRAPIERGEGD, from the coding sequence ATGACGGAGTACGATACCGACGTCCTGGTTTCGGCCGATTGGGTAGAAGACCACCTGGCGGCGTTCCAGTCCGACGACCCGGACTACCGTCTCGTCGAGGTCAACAGTCCCGAATCCCCCGAGGAAGGCGACTTCCCCTCGAGATACGACGAGGGACACGTCCCGGGTGCGATCGGGCTTCAGTGGGACGAGGACCTCTCGGACCAGAACCAGCGCGACATCCTGAAAAAAGACGAGTTCGAGGACGTGGTCGGTGAACACGGCATCAGCGAAGACTCGACGGTCGTCTTCTACGGCGACGGCTGGATTCCGAACTGGTTTGCCCTGTTTGCTTACTGGGAGTTCAAATACTACGGCCACGACGATGTCCGCGTCCTCGATGGCGGGAAAGACTACTGGGTCGACGAGGAGTACCCGCTGACCGACGAGGTACCGGCGTTCCCCGAGCAGGTGTACGACGCGAACGGCCCCTTCGAGAGTATCCGCGCCTACAAGGACGACGTGGACAAGGCCCGCGAAGCCGGCATCCCGATGGTCGACGTCCGCTCGCCGGAGGAGTTCTCCGGCGAGATCATCGCCCCCGAAGGACTGCAAGAGACTGCCCAGCGCGGCGGGCACATCCCCGGCGCGTCGAACGTCCCCGTCACAACCAACCTGCGCGACGATGGTCGGTTCAAGCGTCCCGACGAACTCGAGGAGACCTACGCCGACGCGGGGATCGACGGCGACAAGTCGGTCGTCACCTACTGCCGCGTGGGGGAACGATCGGCGATTGCGTGGTTCGCGTTGCACGAACTGCTCGAGTTCGAGGACGTGCACAACTACGACGGCTCCTGGACCGAGTGGGGGAATTTGATTCGAGCGCCGATAGAGAGAGGCGAAGGTGACTGA
- a CDS encoding fumarylacetoacetate hydrolase family protein, giving the protein MRLTRLLTPDGPISGRYEDGVVYADDGTYEVGVDGRLLPPCEPSTLYCVGRNFAETLEQMEYERPEEPDFFIKPPTALLGHEQPIPYPEFTDELTYAGELAAVIDERCRNVAPAEVPAVVRGYTIMNDVDALDQQGRTARKAFDGSGPLGPWLETDLDPHGIDMHTDVAGERRQEANTELMLFDPDEIVAFLSRRFTLRPGDVVAFGSPANPGLVEPGDSVEITYEGVGTLRNTVVGSSD; this is encoded by the coding sequence ATGCGACTCACACGACTGCTGACACCCGACGGACCGATATCGGGACGGTACGAGGACGGCGTCGTCTACGCCGACGACGGCACGTACGAGGTCGGCGTCGACGGCCGACTGCTGCCACCCTGCGAGCCGTCGACGCTGTACTGCGTCGGCCGCAACTTCGCCGAGACGCTCGAGCAGATGGAGTACGAACGACCCGAGGAACCGGACTTCTTCATCAAGCCGCCCACGGCGTTGCTGGGCCACGAGCAGCCGATTCCCTATCCCGAGTTCACCGACGAACTGACCTACGCCGGCGAACTCGCCGCAGTGATCGACGAACGCTGTCGTAACGTTGCTCCGGCGGAGGTTCCAGCGGTCGTCCGCGGCTACACCATCATGAACGACGTCGACGCACTCGACCAGCAGGGCCGGACCGCACGCAAGGCCTTCGACGGCTCCGGCCCGCTCGGGCCGTGGCTCGAGACCGACCTCGACCCCCACGGGATCGACATGCACACCGACGTCGCAGGCGAGCGCCGCCAGGAAGCCAACACCGAACTGATGCTGTTCGATCCCGACGAGATCGTTGCCTTCCTCTCGAGGCGGTTTACTCTCCGGCCGGGCGACGTCGTCGCGTTCGGCAGTCCCGCCAACCCGGGTCTCGTCGAACCCGGCGACAGCGTCGAGATTACATACGAGGGAGTCGGGACACTCCGGAACACGGTGGTCGGCTCAAGCGACTGA
- a CDS encoding PAS domain-containing sensor histidine kinase, with protein sequence MTDTRPNYERLIERISDPHCAVDAEWQITYWNEQMAAWSETPATKAEGNLLWDVFPVFRGSALESHCRDAVATQESRSIETLLREPVESRISVHLYPGEDGLSIIVRDGDERPGQQSDVELAETVFENTQDALFLVDVDEAEDEFRLERVNPVYETHTGLTNDELRGRRLQAVFTPEEGERILENYRQCVARNEPLEYEEVLSVPDERSYWETRISPVVVDGAIVKLVGATRNVTEQKERERQYDAIFNQTYQFTGLLDPDGTLLKANDTALEFGGFGREDVIGRPVWESEWWQIDAETQERLQDAIEVAATGEFVRYDETVQGADETVVVDFSLRPITDERGDVVLIVAEGRDITALKRRTRELEQKREFLRHIQSVADIGGWEVDFRTETMRWTDEVYRIHELPPEYEPTIEDGIDFYHPRDRARITAAFERLWTTGDDYDLELRIVTHTDETRWVRTVGTPWYDDDGNLTGARGAFQDITERKERERELQRTNARLEEFTSIVSHDLRNPLTVAQAALELGRESCSSADFDRIEAAHERMNALITDLLTLARRGQQVDETESVALEPLVESLCETVPSNWETLEVDLGDHRVEADESRLRQLIENLLSNAVTHGGEDVTIRIGPLEDDDGFYLADDGPGIPPTQRQEIFDRGYSTTGEGTGFGLAIVRSIADAHGWTVEATESTDGGAQFEINTEPPTPL encoded by the coding sequence ATGACCGATACACGACCGAACTACGAACGATTGATCGAACGCATCTCGGACCCACACTGCGCGGTAGACGCCGAGTGGCAGATCACGTACTGGAACGAGCAGATGGCAGCCTGGAGCGAAACGCCAGCAACGAAGGCCGAAGGCAACCTGCTCTGGGACGTCTTTCCTGTGTTTCGCGGATCGGCACTCGAGTCACACTGCCGTGACGCCGTGGCAACCCAGGAGTCACGCTCGATCGAAACGCTGCTCCGTGAACCGGTCGAGTCCCGGATCAGCGTTCATCTCTATCCCGGCGAGGACGGCCTCTCGATTATCGTCCGTGACGGCGACGAGCGTCCGGGTCAGCAGTCCGACGTCGAACTCGCAGAAACCGTATTCGAGAACACCCAGGACGCGCTCTTTCTCGTCGACGTCGACGAAGCAGAAGACGAGTTTCGACTCGAGCGAGTCAATCCGGTGTACGAAACCCACACGGGGCTGACGAACGACGAACTCCGTGGCCGTCGACTGCAGGCGGTTTTCACTCCCGAAGAGGGTGAACGCATTCTCGAGAACTACCGCCAGTGCGTCGCCAGGAACGAGCCACTCGAGTACGAGGAGGTGCTTTCGGTTCCCGACGAACGATCCTACTGGGAGACGCGAATCAGTCCCGTCGTCGTCGACGGGGCGATCGTGAAACTCGTCGGTGCGACGCGCAACGTCACCGAGCAAAAAGAGCGCGAACGCCAGTACGACGCGATTTTCAACCAGACCTACCAGTTTACCGGACTGTTAGATCCAGACGGGACGCTGCTGAAGGCAAACGACACCGCGCTGGAGTTCGGTGGGTTCGGCCGTGAGGACGTGATCGGGCGTCCAGTCTGGGAGTCCGAGTGGTGGCAGATCGACGCCGAAACCCAGGAGCGTCTGCAAGACGCGATCGAGGTGGCAGCCACCGGTGAGTTCGTCCGCTACGACGAAACGGTACAGGGGGCCGACGAAACGGTCGTCGTCGACTTCTCGCTTCGACCGATCACCGACGAGCGTGGGGACGTCGTTCTGATCGTTGCGGAAGGGAGAGACATCACGGCTCTCAAGCGACGAACGCGGGAACTCGAGCAGAAACGGGAGTTTCTCCGACACATCCAGTCGGTTGCGGACATCGGCGGCTGGGAAGTCGATTTCCGGACGGAGACGATGCGATGGACCGACGAGGTCTATCGCATTCACGAACTGCCCCCGGAGTACGAGCCGACCATCGAGGACGGAATCGACTTCTATCACCCTCGAGACAGAGCGCGGATCACGGCTGCCTTCGAGCGGCTGTGGACCACGGGCGACGACTACGATCTGGAGTTGCGGATCGTCACGCACACAGACGAGACGCGCTGGGTTCGGACGGTGGGAACGCCGTGGTACGACGACGATGGCAACCTGACCGGTGCCCGCGGCGCGTTCCAGGACATCACCGAACGGAAAGAGCGAGAACGGGAACTCCAGCGGACCAACGCGCGCCTCGAGGAGTTCACCTCCATCGTCAGTCACGACCTCCGGAATCCGTTGACGGTCGCACAGGCCGCCCTCGAGCTCGGGCGCGAGAGTTGTTCGTCGGCGGACTTCGATCGGATCGAGGCCGCCCACGAGCGAATGAACGCGCTCATCACCGACCTGCTGACGCTCGCACGCAGGGGCCAACAGGTCGACGAGACAGAATCCGTCGCGCTCGAGCCACTGGTCGAGTCACTCTGTGAAACAGTACCGAGTAACTGGGAAACACTGGAGGTCGATCTCGGTGACCATCGCGTTGAGGCCGACGAGTCGCGTCTGCGCCAGTTGATCGAGAACCTCCTCTCGAACGCCGTCACCCACGGCGGCGAGGACGTGACGATTCGAATCGGCCCCCTCGAGGACGACGACGGGTTCTATCTGGCAGACGACGGCCCGGGTATCCCACCGACGCAGCGCCAGGAAATATTCGATCGAGGGTACTCGACGACGGGCGAGGGGACCGGCTTCGGCCTCGCCATCGTCAGGAGCATCGCCGATGCTCACGGCTGGACCGTCGAGGCGACCGAAAGCACCGACGGGGGTGCACAGTTCGAAATAAACACCGAACCGCCCACGCCGCTGTGA
- a CDS encoding response regulator, translated as MVNGVTDPDGHGGRSSSALFDVLSNPQRRTVLFHLRQQRAATLAELVDVIAELDGSDGLDPEHVRTALLHVHVPKLVDNCLVTYDPEAEIVESDGIHDDIGEWLDLAVRHQIRFDRALEGRKETDRHPDVRVLLVDDEPGLAETVGTYVERENDDVTVTTATSTAEAVTTLEGESFDCIVSDYQMPGISGLDFLKVVREEDASIPFIVFTARGSETIASRAIATGVTDYVQKGPETGQFDELVDRIRTAVDR; from the coding sequence ATGGTGAACGGAGTAACCGATCCCGACGGTCACGGTGGTCGCTCGAGTAGCGCGTTGTTCGACGTACTCTCCAACCCGCAGCGACGGACTGTACTGTTTCATCTTCGCCAGCAAAGGGCTGCAACGCTCGCGGAACTCGTCGACGTCATCGCAGAACTCGACGGCTCCGACGGACTCGATCCCGAACACGTACGGACGGCGTTGCTGCACGTCCACGTTCCCAAACTGGTCGACAACTGTCTCGTTACGTACGATCCAGAAGCGGAGATCGTCGAATCGGATGGTATTCACGACGACATCGGCGAGTGGCTCGACCTCGCAGTTCGCCACCAGATCCGGTTCGACCGCGCGCTCGAAGGCCGTAAAGAGACCGACCGACATCCAGACGTTCGAGTGTTGCTCGTCGACGACGAGCCTGGACTCGCCGAAACCGTCGGGACCTACGTCGAGCGCGAAAACGACGACGTGACAGTCACCACTGCAACGAGCACCGCCGAGGCAGTAACCACACTCGAGGGAGAGTCGTTCGACTGTATCGTCAGCGACTACCAGATGCCAGGTATCAGCGGCCTCGACTTCCTGAAAGTCGTCCGCGAGGAAGACGCGTCCATTCCGTTTATCGTCTTCACCGCCAGAGGGAGCGAGACGATCGCTAGCCGAGCCATCGCGACCGGCGTGACCGACTACGTCCAGAAGGGACCGGAGACGGGCCAGTTCGACGAACTGGTCGATCGGATTCGCACGGCCGTCGACCGATAG
- a CDS encoding YkgJ family cysteine cluster protein: MSTEAPPRVEVYPGREVVVEFDPDLTFECVDDCTWCCHHGVLLYDRDLLELAQRANLAENTTDFRGEKFVTREEKDREDHVGDDGCACAFLREDGLCSLHLADDWKPTRCSVFPLAVWREDGNLHVDIRDSAHDHCDGLNVSDRTVIDNLEAFLPELLWELENPDSDREL; this comes from the coding sequence GTGAGTACCGAGGCTCCCCCGCGCGTCGAGGTTTATCCCGGTCGGGAAGTCGTCGTCGAGTTCGATCCCGACCTCACCTTCGAGTGCGTCGACGACTGCACCTGGTGTTGTCACCACGGCGTTCTCCTCTACGATCGGGACCTCCTCGAGCTCGCCCAGCGGGCCAACCTCGCCGAGAACACGACCGACTTCCGCGGCGAGAAGTTCGTCACCCGCGAGGAGAAAGACCGCGAGGACCACGTCGGCGACGACGGCTGTGCCTGTGCCTTCCTGCGGGAAGACGGCCTCTGTTCGCTGCACCTGGCGGACGACTGGAAACCGACGCGGTGTTCGGTCTTCCCGCTTGCCGTCTGGCGCGAGGACGGCAACCTCCACGTCGACATTCGCGACTCGGCCCACGACCACTGTGACGGGCTGAACGTCAGCGACCGCACAGTGATCGACAACCTCGAGGCGTTCCTACCGGAGCTGCTGTGGGAACTCGAGAACCCGGATTCGGATCGAGAACTGTGA